A genomic window from Silene latifolia isolate original U9 population chromosome Y, ASM4854445v1, whole genome shotgun sequence includes:
- the LOC141633708 gene encoding putative E3 ubiquitin-protein ligase ARI8 isoform X1: MSKECCYINNCLLFRLRIYRKSLRDNRPILRRPAETCYAAVNQDIIILLVLEEDQKLHNSIVLRSYLAKKGKRCPIPGCNHVVLLESGDSIYQFTCKCHYRFCYKCLKEPHHPICCALVEIWRREPLKQSRKWQIAYIRNCPKCNQSLEAKNWSKQMQCSVCSFNFCWTCLGSWFKNGHGVGEKYSHICPSENLSEGTLIKTND; this comes from the exons ATGAGCAAAGAATGTTGTTATATTAATAATTGTCTTTTGTTTCGTCTCAG AATTTATCGGAAATCACTCAGAGATAATCGGCCAATATTAAGACGCCCTGCAGAAACCTGTTATGCTGCGGTTAATCAGGATATCATAATTTTGTTGGTTTTAGAAGAAGACCAGAAACTTCACAACAGTATAGTCCTGAGGTCTTACCTTGCGAAGAAG GGAAAAAGGTGCCCGATACCGGGCTGCAATCATGTTGTTCTTCTCGAATCTGGTGACAGTATCTACCAGTTTACGTGCAAATGTCATTATAGATTTTGTTACAAG TGTTTAAAGGAGCCCCATCACCCTATCTGTTGTGCACTGGTTGAAATTTGGAGAAGAGAACCTCTTAAACAATCTCGAAAATG GCAAATAGCATATATAAGAAACTGTCCAAAATGTAACCAATCACTGGAGGCAAAAAACTGGTCTAAACAAATGCAATGTTCAGTTTGTAGCTTCAACTTTTGCTG GACATGTCTTGGTTCCTGGTTTAAGAATGGTCACGGGGTCGGTGAGAAATATAGCCATATATGCCCTTCAGAGAATCTGAGTGAG GGTACTTTAATCAAGACAAATGATTGA